The following are from one region of the Arachis duranensis cultivar V14167 chromosome 10, aradu.V14167.gnm2.J7QH, whole genome shotgun sequence genome:
- the LOC107468917 gene encoding lysine histidine transporter-like 2, whose protein sequence is MVEMHEMVPGGKRNDRYHQLGQEAFGEKLGLWIVVPQQLLVEVGTCIVYMVTGGKSLKKVHETFCPDCKQIRTTYWIMVFASVNFVLAQIPNFNSISAISAGAAVMSLSYSTIAWSASIKKGISKDIDYTVKMKSTSDGVFNFFSALGDVAFAYAGHNVVLEIQATMPSTAEKPSKIPMWRGCVLAYIGVALCYFPVAFIGYYMFGNSVDDNILITLQHPAWLIGIANLFVVIHVVGGYQVFAMPVFDMIETFLVTRLNFSPSTTLRFTTRFLYVGITMFIGICVPFFGSLLGFLGGFAFAPTSYYVSRICYYYLIF, encoded by the exons ATGGTTGAGATGCACGAAATGGTACCTGGGGGAAAGAGAAACGACAGGTATCATCAATTGGGACAAGAAGCTTTCGGAGAAAAACTTGGTCTGTGGATTGTGGTTCCTCAACAACTACTTGTTGAAGTTGGTACATGTATCGTGTACATGGTCACTGGAGGCAAGTCTTTGAAAAAGGTTCATGAAACCTTTTGTCCCGATTGCAAACAAATCAGAACCACTTATTGGATCATGGTGTTTGCTTCTGTAAATTTTGTGCTTGCACAAATTCCTAACTTTAATTCTATTTCCGCTATCTCTGCTGGTGCAGCCGTCATGTCTCTCAG TTACTCAACGATTGCTTGGTCCGCGTCTATCAAGAAAGGAATTTCAAAAGACATAGACTATACTGTAAAAATGAAAAGCACCAGCGATGGTGTCTTTAATTTCTTCTCTGCATTGGGAGATGTGGCTTTTGCATACGCAGGCCACAATGTGGTTCTTGAAATCCAAGCCACAATGCCTTCAACAGCAGAAAAACCTTCTAAGATACCAATGTGGAGAGGGTGTGTTTTGGCATACATTGGAGTTGCATTATGCTACTTTCCTGTTGCTTTTATTGGCTACTACATGTTTGGAAATTCTGTGGATGACAACATCCTCATCACACTCCAACACCCTGCTTGGCTTATTGGCATTGCTAATTTGTTTGTTGTCATTCATGTTGTTGGAGGCTACCAG GTATTTGCAATGCCCGTATTTGATATGATTGAAACCTTCTTGGTTACACGGTTGAACTTCTCACCTTCTACTACCCTACGATTCACAACTCGCTTTCTATATGTTG GAATTACAATGTTCATAGGAATTTGTGTCCCATTTTTTGGGTCTCTTCTTGGATTTCTTGGTGGATTCGCATTTGCTCCCACCTCTTACTATGTAAGTAGgatatgttattattatttgatattttaa